In Bacillus spongiae, the DNA window ACCTGGAATAAAGCCGAGTAAAACTGCTATAATTGGATTTTTTTGTTTCACCATTTATTTTTTCTCCTTTTCTTCTATTTTTTCCACCTTATCTAGGAAGGTGAGTACTTGCTCGGTGAAGGAAGGTTGTGTCTTTTGTTCAAATTTGGAAGATACGTTGGTCAATTCAGAAAAGACCCCTGTTAACATTAGTAGAAAGGTCATCGCTGTTGCGAGTAGGTAGTGAAAGACTTTGTCTTCGTACCACTTCCTTCTATAGATTGTCTTATCTGCTTCTTTAAAAGGAATTTTCTTCATCAACTCATCTGTATATAAGGAGGGTTCCGTTATAGTCGGAAGGTCTGTTTCAAGACTTTCAATGGCACTCATATAGCTTTCTAGACAATCGTCACATGAATAAAGATGTTGCTCATATTCATTTCGAACCTCATCATCAAGTAAATTCCCATTAATGTAATCCTGCCATTCCGTTAGTGAATAATGCTTCATTGAAACTCCTCCTCCTTCCAATTTTTTTTCATCCATAATCGAGCGCGATATAACTTTGTCTCGATTGTTTTAATTTGAACATTTTGTTCATCCGCAAGTTGCTGATATGATTTTTCTTTTATATAGAATCCTTCGATGACTTCTCGATACGCTGGTGGTACCTTCGCAAGTTTTTTTCCTAACAATTGCTTTTGTTCTTTCCGAAGCAGCATGTTCTCAATTGTCTCTGTTCTATTTGCATCAATTGAGGGTGGAAGCTCGTCGACTAGCTCCTCACTTCGCCTTGCCTGCTTTCTTTTACAATCAATCGCATGGTGAACAGCGATGCGTGTGATCCATGTCTTAAAACCTTTCCCTTCATAGCTGAGGAGAGAGGAATAAATCTTAATCCAAACTTCCTGTGAGGCATCTTCTGCATCTTTTTGATTACGGAGAACACCGTATACACTTCGAAAGACATCGTTTTTATATGTTTCGATGAGCAATCGGAAAGCATGTTCACTGCCATTCCTCGCTCGGTCAATGAGCGATTCAACCAACCTCTCTCCCCCCTTTTTCATGACGTCACCTATATAGACGACAGAATTTTGCTAACCCCTACACTTTTTTAAAAAAAATATTAGGGTACTATTAATGATACCCAATTACGATTTAGAAGTATGCACTTAGTCTACGACCTATCATGGATCAGAACGGCTATGTACGAATAGTTAGGGACTCCTCTTTAGTAGTAAGCACGCAAATGGGATTGCTTATATGAACCGGTATATGTTCTAAGTCTACTATAGCTAAGCTCATGGGAATGTTTGATTATTTTATGGTAGAAATTTTACGGTCTATTAATTTGATTACTTAATATCAAACAGTTCACTTTTATATTAATGTATTTTCTTTGTATTTTTCGCATGGAATTATTGATTGAATCGGCAGTAAGATCGTGTATTTTGGAAAAGTGCGGCTATACTAGTAGTGATGTAGTAAGAGAAGTAGGTCTTTGTTTTAATTGCAAAAGAGTAGTCATAGCCTATGCTTTTTCAAATAGTGTTCACGGAGATGTGGTAAACACTTTGTTTTTATCGTATATAATGGTGGTAAACTTTTTATTATTCATAATAGGATGAGGAGAATGTAAATGAAGAAACGATATTTCTTTGGTCTATTCTTTCTATTAATCAGTTTAATTTTTGCAGCTAATCTGCTATACGAAGGAAAAATGAAAGAGAAAGAGGTTTCGGCACAGTCTCAAGTAAGCTTAAACAAAGGAGCGACCCCTCCTGACTTCACGTTAACGACAGTTGATGGAAAGGACATGACGTTATCTGCTTTAAAGGGGAAGAAGGTCATCTTAAATTTTTGGGCAACATGGTGTCCACCTTGTAAGGCAGAAATGCCCTATATGCAACAATATTATGAGACCTTTCAAAAAGAGCATAATGTAGAAATCGTCGCAGTGAATTTAACAAGTGAGGATAATGGCCCTAGCGCGGTTCAAAAATTTATTAAAGATTATCAATTGACCTTTCCAGTCCTTTTAGATAAATCGGGAGAAGTAGCCGATAGCTATAAGGTGTTATCCATTCCCACTACTTATTTTCTTACTTCTGATGGACATATTTACGAAAAAAGGATAGGTCCAATGAGTGAGGAGATGTTGAGTGATATAGTCCAACAAATGCCATAATGATTTCGAAGAAGAGGATCACATTAGCTTGACTAAGAAGGGGTATTGAGAGGGAAATGTTAAGATTACTAAACACGTCACAATGGTTAATTAATTCGCATTTAATGATTGATATTGAGAGATTAGTAGGAAGAGTTCATAATAGGAAAAGAGCGGGCTATTCCAGTTTTGCTTAGGTTCGATTGACAATAACAAACATACACTACAATTTAGAAGGTGGAGATAAGATGAAGTTTGGTTCAAAAGTCGTGCATGGATATAAACAAACGAGAAACATTCAGAGTAAAGCAACTCCCATCTATCAAACCTCCGTTTTCTCTTTTTCTTCCTTAGAAGAACTGGAAAGCTATTATACAGGTGAATCACCTTATTTATATTCAAGGGTAGGGAATCCGAATACAGATGAATTAGGGCAGACGGTGGCTGGGTTAGAGGGGGCGCCGAGTGGCGTCGCTGCATCATCTGGACTTGGTGCCATCTTAGCGGGAATTTTAGGAATTGCTCAAGCTGGAGATCACCTTATTGCAGCAAAGGATTTGTACGGTGGCACGTATCATCTCTTAGCTACTGAGCTAAGCGCATTTGGAATAAGTGTCTCATTTGTTGATTTTGCTAATAAGCAGGAAATCGTAAAGGCTATTCGTAAGGAAACGAAGCTCCTATTCTCAGAAACCGTAACAAATCCTTTCCTGCGGATTGAAAACATTGCCCATTTATCGACGTTGGCAAAACAACATGAACTCAGTTTAATGATTGATAATACGTTTTCGACACCTTATTTTGTACAGCCATATAAGCTAGGAGCAGATGTAGTTGTCCATAGTGCGACAAAATACATAGGGGGCCATAGTGATGTGACTGCAGGAGTAATCATCGGGGGTGAGCAGCTGATGGGAAAGGTTCGGGAAAAGGTGGTTAATCTTGGCCTTAATTTAAGCCCTTTTGAAGCATGGCTTGCTTCTAGAGGGGTGAAGACACTGGCTCTTCGCATGAATCAGCAGGCCAGAAATGCGGAACGATTAGCACAATCCTTAAGGCAACATAATAAAATAAAAAAGGTTTACTATCCAGATGGGCTGTCCCATAAAGGAAATGGAGCCATTGTCACAATTGAATTAGTAGAAGGCGTCGATATGAGCGTGTTTTTCACTTCGTTAAGTTGGATTAAAATTGTTCCTTCTTTAGCAGGAGTTGAAACGACCGTTTCTTATCCGCTTGGAACGAGTCATCGAGCTTTGCCAAAAGAAGCTCAGGAAGAACTCGGCATTAACGAAAGAGTTGTGCGTATATCGGTAGGAATTGAAGAAGAAGAGGATATTGTGAAGCAATTCCAAGATGCTCTCTCACATATAAAGATGCAAAAGGGTTCAAGTAAGCAGTGAATGAAAGAATATTTATTAGAAAATTCAGAATAAATGATTGACGTTAACACAGTCATACTCTATAATCTTTATAAGCCATGAATAATGATTACAATTTAATACTCTTATCGAGAGTGGCGGAGGGAATAGGCCCTGCGAAGCCCGGCAACCTTCAAGTGAACAACACTTGAAAAGGTGCTAAATCCTACAGGTCATAACCTGGAAGATGAGAGGAGGAGTTTGTAAGTTTGCCCTCTTCTTACGGAAGAGGGTTTTTTACTGTTCTTTTTTACTCTCCACGCTCATTTTTCCCCATCCGACTATGTCATTGGCCATCGACTTTAGAATCTCTTAAGGAGGAATAAAGATGACAGAAAAAACATTTGAGGTTGAGACGTTATTACTGCACGGAGGTCAGACTCCAGATGCTACGACAGGATCGAGAGCTGTGCCGATTTATCAGACTACTTCTTTTGTATTTGACAATTGTGACCACGCTGCAAAGCTGTTTGCTTTACAAGAGCCAGGGAACATTTATACGCGCATTGGAAATCCAACGGTTGATGTATTGGAAAAACGGTTGGCATTATTAGAGGGAGGAGTAGGAGCGCTTGCTGTTTCATCAGGTATGGCAGCAATATCATTAGCTATATTAAATATTGCTCATGCTGGCGATGAGGTTGTCGCAGCTTCTTCCTTATACGGCGGAACATATAATTTATTTTCAACTACTTTACCGAAATATGGGATTAATGTAAGGTTTGTTGACCCAGCAAATCCAGAAAATTTTCGCCAAGCCATTACGCCAAAGACGAAAGCGGTGTTTGGAGAAATTATTGGAAATCCGAGCTTAGATGTTTTAGATGTGGAAAAGGTTGCTGATATTGCTCATGAATGTGGTGTCCCCCTCATTATAGATAATACATTTGCTACGCCATACCTTTGTCAACCACTTAAGTATGGGGCGGATATTGTCGTTCATTCCGCCACGAAGTGGATTGGGGGACACGGAACAGCGATTGGGGGTATTGTCGTAGATGGGGGAAAATTTGATTGGACAAATGGGAAATTCCCAGGACTTACAGAACCTGATTCGAGCTATCATGGTTTGAGGTATGCGACAGATATTGGGGAAGCCGCTTTTATTATTAAACTTCGTGTTCAACTATTACGAGATATAGGGGCGTGCTTAAGTCCTCAAAATGCCTTTTTACTTTTACAAGGACTTGAAACTTTACACTTGCGGATGGACCGTCATAACGATAATGCCTTTTCTATAGCTCAGTATTTGGAAAAACATGAAGATGTTGCTTGGGTTTCGTATCCTGGCTTAGCATCTCATCAAACAAAGCCGCTAGCAGAGAAGTACCTAAAAACCGGGTATGGATCAATTGTTAATTTTGGCATTAAAGGTGGGCGAGAAGTAGGTAGAACTATTATCGACTCCGTCAATTTATGGTCGCATGTTGCAAATGTAGGGGATGCAAAATCGCTCATTATTCACCCTGCTTCAACGACTCATCAACAGTTAAGTGTAGATGAAATGTTAACGACAGGCGTCACGGAAGAGTTAATTCGCTTGTCGGTAGGGTTGGAATCAAAAAATGATTTAATAGCAGACTTATCCGATGCCATACTAAAAGCCAAAAAATTCACCTCGACAATCCCGCAATCATAAGGAGGGGCAAGGTGAGAAGAGAAGGAAAAGTCATTCTCAATAATTTTTGCTTTCAGGACGGAACGGAACTATCTAAGGTGGAAATTGCCTATGAATGGGTTGGTGAGGAGCATAACCCATTTATTCTCATTTGTCATGCTCTAACAGGTGATCATCGAGCAGCCGGAACGGAGAAGAATCCGGGGTGGTGGCATGAGGTAATTGGTCCGAAAAAAACGATAGATACGGACCGGTTTCAAGTGATTACGTTAAATGTTTTGGGAGGCTGTCATGGTAGTAGTGGCCCAATGTCCATTAATACATTAACAAATGAACCTTATCGACTTACCTTTCCCCCCGTAACGATTCGTGATATTGTTCATTCCCATCGGGCTGCATTGGATGTGCTAGGGATAAATGAGGTAGAGGCAGTCATTGGGGGGTCATTAGGGGGAATGCAGGCTCTAGAGTGGGGTCTATTATACCCCACATTTATGAACCGCTTAGTCGTTTTAGCAGCGACCCCTTTTTTAAGTGATTATGCTATTGCTTTTAATACAATTGGGACGCTTGCTATTCAAAACGACCCAAAATGGGATAACGGGAATTATGACCAATCCTCTGATTTAAGAGGTCTTGAGATAGCTAGAATGGCAGGAATGGTGACGTATCGAAGTAGAGAGGTATGGAATGAAACGTTTAATAGGAAAAAAGCTGATAACGACGTTTTTGAAGTGGAATCTTATTTAGCCTATCATGGAAAAAATCTCGCTCACCGGTTTGATGCAAATAGCTACTTACTTCTTATGAAAGCGATGAATTCTCATGATATTGGTTCTGGCAGAGGCGGTTGGAAGCGTGCCGCAAAACAATATAAATCAAAGGTAAAGATAATTGCTTTTCAAGGGGATTTACTTTACCCAAGTGATGCTCTAAGCGAGTTAAGTGAGCTTGTGCCGAAGGGAGAGTTTCATGAAGTAAAGCTAAAGGTGGGGCACGATGGTTTCCTTGTTCAATTTGAAAAATGGGAATACCTTATTTCAACGTATTTACCAAAGCTGATGAAAGACGACCAAAAAGGAAACAATGTTATATCAGGCTAAAAAATCGTTCCAATCAATGAGTCAATAATAATCGAATTTTGCTTCAGTTCTATCTTGTCCACCCTAATGCATATAAATAGGGTAACAAAGACATTGCACATTTGTTTTTGTGTGATGTCTTTTTCTTGTATTCTATGATCTTTTAGGGAGGGAATGGGTGAGATGGGGAAGAAATATAGATTCCTAATAGGTATTCTCCTCATATTGTTGGTGAGTGGGGTAGGGTACGGTGTGTATAAATGGTATTCAGAAAAGCAGTCCATCACGAAAATCCCACAACAGATTGAGCAAGTGAATGAAGATCTTCGTAAGGTAGAAATGGCCTATGAATTGATTTTAAGTAAATATGTAGAAGGAGTAGAAGAAGCGACATTAGTCGAAGGTGCGATTCAAGGGATGTTAAAAACACTAGATGACCCTTATTCAGTCTATATGGATGCTCAAACAGCGGCACAATTTAATGATTCCCTTGATTCTTCTTTCGAAGGGATTGGTGCGGAAGTCACAGAGGTTGATGGCAAAATTAAAATTGTGGCTCCTTTTAAAAATTCACCAGCGGAGAAAGCAGGACTAAAGCCAAACGATGAAATCATGAAAGTAGATGGGGAGAGTTTAGAAGGTAAGGATGTATATGAGGCAACGCTAAAAATTCGCGGAAAAGAAGGGACTACTGTTCGATTAGAAATTAAGCGCGAAGGCTTGGTAGACCCGATTGAAGTATCTGTACAAAGAGCGGAAATCCCAAATGAGTCCGTTCATTATGGAATGAAAGGTGATAGTCGCCAACCAATTGGATACGTAGAGATTACGTCTTTTTCCGAAAATACGGCTGAAGAATTTCAACAGGCACTGACGGATTTAGAGGAGGAAGCCCTGACAGGTTTAATTATTGATGTAAGAGGGAATCCTGGGGGGCTTTTAAAGGCAGTTGAGCAAATTTCCGCACAGCTTGTGGCAGGAGAAAAGCCTTATTTTCAAATACAAGAGAGAAGTGGTGAAAAAAGACCATATTACTCTCCGTTAAAAAAGAAGAAACCTTATCCGATTGCGGTCCTAATAGATGAAGGGAGTGCATCTGCATCGGAAATACTAGCTGGTGCTCTTTCTGAAGCAGGTCAATACCCTTTAATAGGTGTTAAAACCTTTGGTAAAGGTACTGTTCAGCAGGCTATTCCACTTGGAGATGGTAGCAACATAAAAATGACAACATTCAAATGGTTAACTCCAGATGGAAATTGGATTCATCGAAAAGGAATACAACCGACAATTGAAGTTGAGCAACCATCCTTTTTTCATACACACCCACTGCAAATAGAGCAACCGTTAAAAGTAGAAATGAACGATGAAGCCGTTAAGCGTGCTCAAGAAATGTTGTATGGATTAGGGTATGGGCCAGGAAGAACAGATGGTTATTTTAGTATGCAAACCGAAAAAGCGGTAAAAGCATTTCAAGTCACAAACTCCTTAGCTGTTACAGGTGTAATTGATAAGAAAACAGCAAATAAACTGGAAGAAGTCATTCAACAAGAGACTGAATTAGAGAAGAATGATATACAGCTTCAAGCAGCCATTCATTATTTGTCTGCGCAAGATGAATGAGTCAGGCCTAAATCATAAACCACTTCCTTCTTGGAGGTGGTTTATCTATGTTGTTCGATTCAATCAAGTTCTCTTTATTAATAGAAATTTAGACAAGGGGAAACTCTTTAGAAAAACGAATGAATTAGAAAGAGATGAATAAAAAAGTTCAATCATTTTCTACCTGTTTTACGGAATAAATTGCGTCTTTTCTTAAGTGATGACTTCTAGCTTCTCCAATCTTTCCTTAATAATGAGTAAGAATAATGATCATAATATTTTCCTTTAAATAAGTGTTTGTCTCGATAAATACCTTCTTGTATAAAACCAAATTTTTCTAGTAGACTAGAAGATTTTTCATTTTCCAAAGCTACAAAGGCATTAATTCTATTAAGGTTCATATTTTTAAAACCACTTTCGATGGCCACTTCTAAAGTTTCTTTCATATATCCGTTTCCCCAATATTCGTACCATAAATCATAACCTATTTCAGCTATGTTATTATACTTATCCCAATAATCAAACCCGCAAGTTCCAATTAATGATTGGTCTAATTTTCTTACAATTCCCCATCGATTATGACTTTTTTCTTCAGGATTTGAGTTCCATTCAATAAATTCTTCTGCTTCTTCAATGTTGGTAAAGACATCTTCGTCATACAAATATTCACAAACCTTCTCGTTACTAAAAAGTTTAAAAATAAATTCAGTATCCTTAAAGTCCAACTCTCTTAACTGTAATCTTTCCGATTCTAAATTTGGAAAAATATTTTGCAAAATATATTCCCCTCCTAATTTTATACAGGATTAAAGTTCCAAATTTCAACAAATATGTTACTTAACATATCATTTAATCTATATTTATTCTTTATAAAGGCGGAAAAAGGAAACGGGTTAACCTCCTATTAGTATAATGATAGAACTAATAAAGAAAAAGTCGATTACTCCTTGTCTTGATTAATTTGTAGAGTTCCACAACCAAGAAACAAATTTAGTATTTTTCCTCCAATTAAGTTATGTAAGTCTTTAAGGATCTTTTAATCGTTTGCATATTAATAATTGGTTCGTCTCTTTATTGTAAATCAATAGAACATTCTATCGCACTTAACTACCTCCTTTAATTCTACTCCTCCCACTCATCACAAAGTCCCATACTCTCCACAATAAGTTATTCTACTATTAGGAACTATTATACCTATATTCCAATAGTATTATTGTTCTATATATCACCTTTTTAAAAATTACTACTAAAGAAGTGAGGAGCGCTAAAGGTGAGAGATTTGTTGCTATAGTCCAAACTTTGCGAAAGTTTTAGCAGTTGACTGTATTTCCAGGGGAATTTTGAAGCGCCTTGTCGAAATACCTAAAGACATTTGATGAAAATTAGTATACGTTTCTCGGAAGAGA includes these proteins:
- a CDS encoding sigma-70 family RNA polymerase sigma factor, with product MKKGGERLVESLIDRARNGSEHAFRLLIETYKNDVFRSVYGVLRNQKDAEDASQEVWIKIYSSLLSYEGKGFKTWITRIAVHHAIDCKRKQARRSEELVDELPPSIDANRTETIENMLLRKEQKQLLGKKLAKVPPAYREVIEGFYIKEKSYQQLADEQNVQIKTIETKLYRARLWMKKNWKEEEFQ
- the metX gene encoding homoserine O-acetyltransferase MetX produces the protein MRREGKVILNNFCFQDGTELSKVEIAYEWVGEEHNPFILICHALTGDHRAAGTEKNPGWWHEVIGPKKTIDTDRFQVITLNVLGGCHGSSGPMSINTLTNEPYRLTFPPVTIRDIVHSHRAALDVLGINEVEAVIGGSLGGMQALEWGLLYPTFMNRLVVLAATPFLSDYAIAFNTIGTLAIQNDPKWDNGNYDQSSDLRGLEIARMAGMVTYRSREVWNETFNRKKADNDVFEVESYLAYHGKNLAHRFDANSYLLLMKAMNSHDIGSGRGGWKRAAKQYKSKVKIIAFQGDLLYPSDALSELSELVPKGEFHEVKLKVGHDGFLVQFEKWEYLISTYLPKLMKDDQKGNNVISG
- a CDS encoding S41 family peptidase yields the protein MGKKYRFLIGILLILLVSGVGYGVYKWYSEKQSITKIPQQIEQVNEDLRKVEMAYELILSKYVEGVEEATLVEGAIQGMLKTLDDPYSVYMDAQTAAQFNDSLDSSFEGIGAEVTEVDGKIKIVAPFKNSPAEKAGLKPNDEIMKVDGESLEGKDVYEATLKIRGKEGTTVRLEIKREGLVDPIEVSVQRAEIPNESVHYGMKGDSRQPIGYVEITSFSENTAEEFQQALTDLEEEALTGLIIDVRGNPGGLLKAVEQISAQLVAGEKPYFQIQERSGEKRPYYSPLKKKKPYPIAVLIDEGSASASEILAGALSEAGQYPLIGVKTFGKGTVQQAIPLGDGSNIKMTTFKWLTPDGNWIHRKGIQPTIEVEQPSFFHTHPLQIEQPLKVEMNDEAVKRAQEMLYGLGYGPGRTDGYFSMQTEKAVKAFQVTNSLAVTGVIDKKTANKLEEVIQQETELEKNDIQLQAAIHYLSAQDE
- a CDS encoding GNAT family protein, translating into MQNIFPNLESERLQLRELDFKDTEFIFKLFSNEKVCEYLYDEDVFTNIEEAEEFIEWNSNPEEKSHNRWGIVRKLDQSLIGTCGFDYWDKYNNIAEIGYDLWYEYWGNGYMKETLEVAIESGFKNMNLNRINAFVALENEKSSSLLEKFGFIQEGIYRDKHLFKGKYYDHYSYSLLRKDWRS
- a CDS encoding redoxin domain-containing protein yields the protein MKKRYFFGLFFLLISLIFAANLLYEGKMKEKEVSAQSQVSLNKGATPPDFTLTTVDGKDMTLSALKGKKVILNFWATWCPPCKAEMPYMQQYYETFQKEHNVEIVAVNLTSEDNGPSAVQKFIKDYQLTFPVLLDKSGEVADSYKVLSIPTTYFLTSDGHIYEKRIGPMSEEMLSDIVQQMP
- a CDS encoding O-acetylhomoserine aminocarboxypropyltransferase/cysteine synthase codes for the protein MTEKTFEVETLLLHGGQTPDATTGSRAVPIYQTTSFVFDNCDHAAKLFALQEPGNIYTRIGNPTVDVLEKRLALLEGGVGALAVSSGMAAISLAILNIAHAGDEVVAASSLYGGTYNLFSTTLPKYGINVRFVDPANPENFRQAITPKTKAVFGEIIGNPSLDVLDVEKVADIAHECGVPLIIDNTFATPYLCQPLKYGADIVVHSATKWIGGHGTAIGGIVVDGGKFDWTNGKFPGLTEPDSSYHGLRYATDIGEAAFIIKLRVQLLRDIGACLSPQNAFLLLQGLETLHLRMDRHNDNAFSIAQYLEKHEDVAWVSYPGLASHQTKPLAEKYLKTGYGSIVNFGIKGGREVGRTIIDSVNLWSHVANVGDAKSLIIHPASTTHQQLSVDEMLTTGVTEELIRLSVGLESKNDLIADLSDAILKAKKFTSTIPQS
- a CDS encoding aminotransferase class I/II-fold pyridoxal phosphate-dependent enzyme; protein product: MKFGSKVVHGYKQTRNIQSKATPIYQTSVFSFSSLEELESYYTGESPYLYSRVGNPNTDELGQTVAGLEGAPSGVAASSGLGAILAGILGIAQAGDHLIAAKDLYGGTYHLLATELSAFGISVSFVDFANKQEIVKAIRKETKLLFSETVTNPFLRIENIAHLSTLAKQHELSLMIDNTFSTPYFVQPYKLGADVVVHSATKYIGGHSDVTAGVIIGGEQLMGKVREKVVNLGLNLSPFEAWLASRGVKTLALRMNQQARNAERLAQSLRQHNKIKKVYYPDGLSHKGNGAIVTIELVEGVDMSVFFTSLSWIKIVPSLAGVETTVSYPLGTSHRALPKEAQEELGINERVVRISVGIEEEEDIVKQFQDALSHIKMQKGSSKQ